The Prochlorococcus marinus CUG1417 genome includes the window TCAAACACTTTATTCTTGAAAGATGGCGGAGTTTTAGCTAAAGCCGGCATTATCAATGGATTATTCTTTTTTGAGTTTTTTGTAGTTTTGCGTACTCTTGATGTTTTTTTAGTTTTGGATGATGTCATGATTTTTAGATGAATGAAAAATAGGTTTAAAGATTAGGTTTTAGATACAGAATCAATGATGGTATAGTTCATCACTACTCTCCCAACTGTTGTGAGAACAAATCTACTTATTAAGTTATTCTGAGAGTCAAATCTGTCTCTTCTCAAATTCCATCTTTCTAGTCTTGAGCCATCTTCTAACTCTTCAGTTTTTTGAGGGCTTCTCATTTCATCTTCATCCTCAACTTCGCCATTAAATCTAACCCATACCCACTCATGTAAGCTGAGTCTTTTATCTTCGAAAGCAAAAATAACATCTTCTAATGAAGCAAAAGTAGTCTTATTATCTCCAAAATCCGGTTTTTGGTAATTAGGCTGCAAAGCAGTTAGATAATAAGATCCCAAAACCATATCTTGAGATGGAGTAACAATTGGTTCACCAGTCGCAGGAGAAAGAATATTATTACTTGCCAACATAAGCATTCTTGCTTCAGTCTGAGCCTCTAAAGCTAAAGGGACATGAACTGCCATTTGATCTCCATCGAAATCAGCATTAAATGCTGGACAAACTAAAGGATGAAGTTGAATTGCTCTACCTCCAACTAATTTTGGTTCGAAAGCTTGTATTCCTAACCTATGAAGCGTAGGTGCTCTATTTAAAAGAATTGGATGACCTTCAATTACTTCCTGAAGTACCTGCATAACTTCATCATCAGCTTTTTGTATTAATTTTTTTGCAGCTTTAATATTATTTACAATATTTTGACGAATTAATCTATGAATTACAAAAGGTTGAAAGAGCTCAATCGCCATTTCCTTTGGAAGACCACATTCATGCATTTTTAATTTGGGGCCCACAACAATTACAGATCTTCCTGAATAGTCAACACGCTTGCCGAGAAGATTCTGTCTGAATCTTCCTTGCTTTCCTTCAATGATGTCGCTAAGAGACTTAAGAGCTCTATTGTTTGCCCCAACAACAGTCCTTCCCCTTCTTCCATTATCTATAAGAGCATCAACTGCCTCCTGAAGCATTCTTTTTTCATTTCTTACAATAATTTCAGGAGCTAAAATTTCTTGAAGCCTAGCTAGTCTATTATTTCTATTTATAACTCTTCTATATAGATCATTTAAATCTGACGTTGCGAATCTTCCTCCATCAAGTTGAACCATAGGTCTAAGATCTGGAGGGATAACGGGAATTGCATCTAATACCATCCATTCTGGTTTTGCATTAGTTGCAATAAAATTATCAATGACTCTTATCCTTTTTATCAATTTTGCTCTTTTTTGCCCCTTACTACTAGAAATTTCTTCTCTGAGCTCTTCAGCGACTTGATTTAAATCAAGGTCTTCAAGTAATTGTTTGAGGGCCTCAGCACCTATACCTACAAAAGGCTCATTTTCAATTGTTGAATCTTCAGCATAGATTTCATCTTCAATTTCGAGCCATTCATCCTCAGTAAGTAACTGTTTATATTTGAGATCTTTATGATCGCCGGGATCTAAGACAACATAACAATTAAAATAGACTATTTGTTCTACATCTCTAAGCGGAATGTCCAAAAGAATTGCAACATAACTAGGAATTCCTTTTAAATACCAAACATGGGAAACTGGCGCAGCAAGTTTTATGTAGCCCATCCTATGTCTTCTAACTCTACTTTCAGTTACCTCAACACCACATCTCTCACAAACAATCCCTCTATGTCTAACTCTTTTATACTTGCCACAATGGCATTCCCAATCTTTAGAGGGTCCAAAAATCTTTTCACAAAACAATCCATCCATTTCTGGTTTAAGTGTCCTGTAATTGATAGTTTCAGGTTTCGTAACTTCACCTACCACTTGTCCATTAGGTAATGTCCTCTGTCCCCAATCCATTATTCTTTGTGGAGAAGCTATAGAAATTTTGACGTAGTCAAAGTGATTTTCAGTTCTTAGGTTGCTGTTTGTCATTTTCAAAAAATTTAAAATTAAAAGTTTTTAATTGAATATTTAATCTTCTTCATATTCAGAGGTTCCTAGTGATTCATAGGTAGGCCTAGAGGGAGTATTTCTTCTCGGGTTTATATCTTGCATTAAATCCACCTCTTTGCCTTCATCTGTATAAACCCCAATATCTAGACCTAAAGATTGTAATTCTCTCATAAGAACTTTAAATGACTCAGGAGTACCAGGCCTGGGGATTGGTTTACCTTTCACAATTGCATTTAGAGCCTCATTTCTTCCTTGCATATCATCAGATTTAACTGTTAATAGTTCTTGAAGGGTATATGCAGCTCCATAAGCTTCAAGAGCCCAAACTTCCATTTCACCAAGTCTTTGTCCACCTTGTTGGGCTTTACCACCTAATGGCTGTTGGGTAACCAAAGAATAAGGACCAGTTGATCTTGCATGAATTTTGTCATCAACTAAATGTACTAATTTAAGAAAATGGGAATATCCAACAGCTACTGGCTGATCAAAGGGTTCTCCTGTTCTACCATCCTTGAGTAGTAATTTTCCTGGATCTTCAGGATTATAAACCCATGCTTTACCTGGCTGTTTTGAAGCCTCTTCTAAAAATGCTTGAACAGTCTGATGTGATTTTTCCGCACCATACATTTCATCAAAAGGAACAACTTTAACTCTGCAATTTAAGTTGGAGGCTGCCCACCCCATCAATAATTCAAAAACTTGACCAACATTCATCCTACTTGGAACACCTAGAGGATTAAGAACTATATCTACAGGAGTTCCATCGGGCAAATAAGGCATATCTTCTCTAGGTAAGATTCTGCTAATAATCCCTTTATTACCATGCCTTCCAGCCATTTTATCCCCTACTTGGATTTTTCTTCTCTGAGCGACATAAA containing:
- a CDS encoding DNA-directed RNA polymerase subunit gamma, which translates into the protein MTNSNLRTENHFDYVKISIASPQRIMDWGQRTLPNGQVVGEVTKPETINYRTLKPEMDGLFCEKIFGPSKDWECHCGKYKRVRHRGIVCERCGVEVTESRVRRHRMGYIKLAAPVSHVWYLKGIPSYVAILLDIPLRDVEQIVYFNCYVVLDPGDHKDLKYKQLLTEDEWLEIEDEIYAEDSTIENEPFVGIGAEALKQLLEDLDLNQVAEELREEISSSKGQKRAKLIKRIRVIDNFIATNAKPEWMVLDAIPVIPPDLRPMVQLDGGRFATSDLNDLYRRVINRNNRLARLQEILAPEIIVRNEKRMLQEAVDALIDNGRRGRTVVGANNRALKSLSDIIEGKQGRFRQNLLGKRVDYSGRSVIVVGPKLKMHECGLPKEMAIELFQPFVIHRLIRQNIVNNIKAAKKLIQKADDEVMQVLQEVIEGHPILLNRAPTLHRLGIQAFEPKLVGGRAIQLHPLVCPAFNADFDGDQMAVHVPLALEAQTEARMLMLASNNILSPATGEPIVTPSQDMVLGSYYLTALQPNYQKPDFGDNKTTFASLEDVIFAFEDKRLSLHEWVWVRFNGEVEDEDEMRSPQKTEELEDGSRLERWNLRRDRFDSQNNLISRFVLTTVGRVVMNYTIIDSVSKT